A portion of the Candidatus Methylomirabilota bacterium genome contains these proteins:
- the nuoE gene encoding NADH-quinone oxidoreductase subunit NuoE: MTAPAFSPEQLTEVRRLQGLYPDARGALLPVLHMAQETFGYVSAEVEAHVAGLFGLSPAQVHEVVTFYTLYFRQRPGRHVISVCHNLSCHLAGAPRILAHVKRRLGIEAGETTDDGRVTLLAVECLCACEHAPVMQVDDRYEFDLTPERVDRLLTRLR; this comes from the coding sequence GTGACCGCGCCCGCGTTTTCCCCGGAGCAGCTGACCGAGGTCCGCCGGCTCCAGGGGCTCTATCCCGACGCGCGGGGCGCCCTGCTGCCCGTGCTCCACATGGCCCAGGAGACGTTCGGCTACGTGTCCGCCGAGGTCGAGGCGCATGTCGCCGGCCTGTTCGGGCTGAGCCCGGCTCAGGTGCACGAGGTGGTGACGTTCTACACCCTCTATTTCCGCCAGCGTCCGGGGCGCCACGTGATCTCCGTCTGCCACAACCTGTCCTGCCATCTGGCCGGGGCCCCCCGCATCCTGGCCCACGTGAAACGGCGGCTGGGGATCGAGGCCGGCGAGACCACTGACGACGGGCGGGTGACGCTGCTGGCGGTGGAGTGTCTGTGCGCCTGCGAGCACGCCCCGGTGATGCAGGTCGACGACCGCTACGAGTTCGATCTCACCCCGGAACGGGTGGATCGCCTCCTGACGAGGCTGCGGTGA